In the genome of Cryptomeria japonica chromosome 8, Sugi_1.0, whole genome shotgun sequence, one region contains:
- the LOC131050648 gene encoding anther-specific proline-rich protein APG isoform X2, with protein sequence MTTVMRVDMDCYKCKRVALHSVAGIDGIDMISINMRERTLTVVGDADPVCILNQIRKKFKCAHLLPPPLPPPLKPEPEPKPKPEPKPKPKPEPKPEPEPKPEPAPEPDPKPEPESEPEPKPKPTPPPPTTIVEVHQQYICCPRYPYCMAHVPSIAPPEYCGCSAYPGKSDIPCPRYYPPTAPSDEVVYVLTEENQSWCTIC encoded by the exons ACGACTGTTATGAGGGTGGACATGGACTGCTACAAATGCAAGAGAGTCGCCTTGCATTCTGTCGCAGGAATAGATG GAATAGATATGATTTCTATCAATATGAGGGAGAGGACCTTAACTGTGGTTGGAGATGCTGATCCAGTGTGTATTCTTAATCAGATAAGAAAGAAATTCAAGTGTGCTCATCTGCTCCCACCACCACTGCCGCCCCCACTGAAACCCGAACCCGAACCCAAACCCAAACCTGAACCCAAACCCAAACCCAAACCAGAACCCAAGCCTGAACCAGAACCCAAGCCGGAACCAGCACCAGAACCAGATCCAAAGCCCGAACCAGAATCAGAACCAGAACCAAAACCCAAGCCAACACCGCCACCACCTACAACTATTGTAGAGGTCCATCAGCAGTATATATGCTGTCCTAGGTATCCTTATTGCATGGCGCATGTCCCATCAATTGCACCTCCAGAATATTGTGGATGTTCTGCATATCCAGGCAAATCAGATATACCTTGCCCTAGGTACTATCCTCCTACGGCTCCTTCTGATGAAGTTGTGTATGTGTTGACTGAGGAGAATCAAAGTTGGTGTACCATTTGTTAG
- the LOC131050648 gene encoding anther-specific proline-rich protein APG isoform X1, whose amino-acid sequence MSNTTVMRVDMDCYKCKRVALHSVAGIDGIDMISINMRERTLTVVGDADPVCILNQIRKKFKCAHLLPPPLPPPLKPEPEPKPKPEPKPKPKPEPKPEPEPKPEPAPEPDPKPEPESEPEPKPKPTPPPPTTIVEVHQQYICCPRYPYCMAHVPSIAPPEYCGCSAYPGKSDIPCPRYYPPTAPSDEVVYVLTEENQSWCTIC is encoded by the exons ATGtctaat ACGACTGTTATGAGGGTGGACATGGACTGCTACAAATGCAAGAGAGTCGCCTTGCATTCTGTCGCAGGAATAGATG GAATAGATATGATTTCTATCAATATGAGGGAGAGGACCTTAACTGTGGTTGGAGATGCTGATCCAGTGTGTATTCTTAATCAGATAAGAAAGAAATTCAAGTGTGCTCATCTGCTCCCACCACCACTGCCGCCCCCACTGAAACCCGAACCCGAACCCAAACCCAAACCTGAACCCAAACCCAAACCCAAACCAGAACCCAAGCCTGAACCAGAACCCAAGCCGGAACCAGCACCAGAACCAGATCCAAAGCCCGAACCAGAATCAGAACCAGAACCAAAACCCAAGCCAACACCGCCACCACCTACAACTATTGTAGAGGTCCATCAGCAGTATATATGCTGTCCTAGGTATCCTTATTGCATGGCGCATGTCCCATCAATTGCACCTCCAGAATATTGTGGATGTTCTGCATATCCAGGCAAATCAGATATACCTTGCCCTAGGTACTATCCTCCTACGGCTCCTTCTGATGAAGTTGTGTATGTGTTGACTGAGGAGAATCAAAGTTGGTGTACCATTTGTTAG
- the LOC131050648 gene encoding alpha carbonic anhydrase 8 isoform X3 — translation MRVDMDCYKCKRVALHSVAGIDGIDMISINMRERTLTVVGDADPVCILNQIRKKFKCAHLLPPPLPPPLKPEPEPKPKPEPKPKPKPEPKPEPEPKPEPAPEPDPKPEPESEPEPKPKPTPPPPTTIVEVHQQYICCPRYPYCMAHVPSIAPPEYCGCSAYPGKSDIPCPRYYPPTAPSDEVVYVLTEENQSWCTIC, via the exons ATGAGGGTGGACATGGACTGCTACAAATGCAAGAGAGTCGCCTTGCATTCTGTCGCAGGAATAGATG GAATAGATATGATTTCTATCAATATGAGGGAGAGGACCTTAACTGTGGTTGGAGATGCTGATCCAGTGTGTATTCTTAATCAGATAAGAAAGAAATTCAAGTGTGCTCATCTGCTCCCACCACCACTGCCGCCCCCACTGAAACCCGAACCCGAACCCAAACCCAAACCTGAACCCAAACCCAAACCCAAACCAGAACCCAAGCCTGAACCAGAACCCAAGCCGGAACCAGCACCAGAACCAGATCCAAAGCCCGAACCAGAATCAGAACCAGAACCAAAACCCAAGCCAACACCGCCACCACCTACAACTATTGTAGAGGTCCATCAGCAGTATATATGCTGTCCTAGGTATCCTTATTGCATGGCGCATGTCCCATCAATTGCACCTCCAGAATATTGTGGATGTTCTGCATATCCAGGCAAATCAGATATACCTTGCCCTAGGTACTATCCTCCTACGGCTCCTTCTGATGAAGTTGTGTATGTGTTGACTGAGGAGAATCAAAGTTGGTGTACCATTTGTTAG